The following proteins come from a genomic window of Polyangiaceae bacterium:
- a CDS encoding lamin tail domain-containing protein — MKKLSILSFGVALGALFVAQACSSQAAAPEPVAQNSEALSSGLVIAEVYGGGGNSTAVLDHDYVVLFNRGTSAVSLSGLWLQYASSGGKFSGNPSDADNLALPNASVPAGGYYLISLNSNGANGAALPTPDATSDIGLSSSNGKVALTKTVGEGPALADCGDNGAQCTLGSDVIDFVGYGSAQQFEGSAAAGGLSNTEAAIRKGGGCVETDDNAADFDVATPAPKNSATPLAPCAAADGGTGGAAGAAGAAGAAGAAGAGTGGTGGTGTGGTGTGGTGTGGTGTGGTGTGGTGTGGTGTGGTGTGGTNTGGFGAGGFNSGGSSGTKSEDDSGCGCATPGSAPRGGSALAALALGLVALRRRRR; from the coding sequence ATGAAAAAGCTCAGCATCCTTTCTTTCGGCGTCGCTCTCGGCGCCTTGTTCGTAGCTCAGGCCTGCTCTTCGCAGGCGGCGGCGCCGGAGCCCGTAGCGCAAAACAGCGAAGCGCTCTCGAGCGGCCTCGTCATCGCCGAGGTGTACGGCGGCGGTGGCAACAGCACCGCAGTCCTCGACCACGACTACGTCGTGCTGTTCAACCGCGGCACATCCGCGGTGTCCCTCAGCGGCCTGTGGCTGCAGTACGCGTCGTCCGGTGGCAAGTTCAGCGGCAACCCGTCGGACGCCGATAACCTCGCTCTGCCCAACGCCAGCGTCCCCGCGGGTGGCTACTACCTCATCTCGCTCAACTCCAACGGCGCCAACGGCGCCGCGCTGCCGACTCCAGACGCGACGTCGGACATCGGTCTCAGCAGCTCCAACGGCAAGGTGGCTCTGACCAAGACGGTCGGTGAAGGCCCAGCCCTGGCGGACTGCGGCGACAACGGCGCACAGTGCACCCTGGGCTCGGACGTCATCGATTTCGTCGGCTACGGCAGCGCGCAGCAGTTCGAGGGCAGCGCGGCGGCGGGCGGCTTGAGCAACACCGAGGCGGCCATCCGCAAGGGTGGCGGCTGCGTCGAGACCGACGACAACGCCGCCGACTTCGACGTGGCCACCCCGGCGCCCAAGAACAGCGCGACGCCCCTCGCGCCCTGCGCGGCCGCCGACGGAGGAACCGGCGGCGCAGCCGGCGCCGCGGGAGCAGCCGGCGCCGCGGGCGCAGCCGGCGCGGGCACCGGTGGCACGGGCGGTACCGGCACGGGCGGTACCGGCACGGGCGGCACGGGCACCGGTGGCACCGGCACGGGCGGCACGGGCACCGGTGGCACCGGCACGGGCGGCACGGGCACGGGCGGAACCGGCACCGGTGGCACCAACACCGGCGGCTTCGGCGCGGGTGGCTTCAACTCCGGTGGCAGCAGCGGCACGAAGTCGGAAGACGACAGCGGCTGCGGCTGCGCGACGCCGGGCTCCGCGCCGCGGGGTGGCAGCGCGCTCGCCGCCCTGGCTCTCGGCCTGGTCGCTCTACGACGCCGCCGTCGCTGA